A section of the Drosophila subobscura isolate 14011-0131.10 chromosome A, UCBerk_Dsub_1.0, whole genome shotgun sequence genome encodes:
- the LOC117903626 gene encoding uncharacterized protein LOC117903626, whose product MWLPKIYRLASEKMESSIKLKDNNSNPSSNSNGNNGAGAATAAGGGGGGGGGSSGCGSGSGGGGVCVSSICSSDSFSIMPPPHHELVSANSIELNAAASLSDDSGVPLTTNSSISSGDSYRIGMCKFEIEMVESDGEVSQFDSLDNCSEGGMSAENFNTLKKGPLAPIDPPPEFQDSPQTTLVRSISKNIVNSLRRWTSSQSSFEHLKDDVTTATTTTTTTSTKVAVEPPTKSAAAVAVAVAVMARAEPAEQSQAKICQIEVMESTHLSLKESYAINKHLYVSDSILNSHTDNIYDEPNNIISSSLGNSVDLLEDEGCSDQSSCSPLPSPPPPVSIIKIKQTLCPYYQDHTRYFKAIPTEQDSIASAKAAAAAASQQRFNFNAAGLSEIHDYDLYYGARRQPPADNSSLSLQRRQATLYSPLGGHTSHCHYHNNNNSNSNSSSQGHYNHPYNSHPHPHHHHHHHYSGGTTASSHGHGQRPNSRNSLNSRLSSSHNSLNVSSANKPDDSIFITQAMSHDALFTREISDFYNVPIDSDIYAFPVDMIEQQQQQQLEKEKEKEKERLVTAAAVTVAGSGAPPYHKAASRRNKRNKRKQRHGGTTAAGAGTETSDGDGEKSGKHGKYRTPVGQGQGLGQMSESSEPLHMTLDEVKQFYHTLYSDAGKSCASSGGGPKPMMVKSSNETIWSVSTATTNATTTTARTRSSVGTSNRSTNAAGAGGGGSASDGGKYLSKQSKHNLDNDRLNNNNNNNNQQTPSQQQQQQLQQQQQQSLQQPQQQPSEKPPAGELQLHLQMQHHQQQQQQQQHPNNKHVVHSEKKSQFTLNLKQKFCSIFRFRRNHHSRCRAAAASVAAAHAAANANATSATLAVEATALTAESQDQESSPAAAAGATTATPAAPGESSSDEGLKKFQSRALPPLPKKAAAYAIDEAVEQPEQEDQQQKKQPGGPEPRALQFTSSIEKVKDYGWYWGPLSGEAAEKVLSNEPDGSFIVRDSSDDHYIFSLSFKLNNCVRHVRIEQDQGTFSFGSYAKFKSQTITEFIEKAVEHSRSGRYLFFLHRRPEHGPMRVQLTNPVSRFKHVQSLQHMCRFVILKAVIRKDLIQTLPLPRRLLDYLNYKHCYSEQVESDSSHSQISGDGTM is encoded by the exons ATGTGGCTGCCGAAAAT CTATCGCCTCGCTTCTGAGAAAATGGAATCGTCCATTAAGCTTAAGGACAACAACTCCAATCCCAGCAGCAATTCGAATGGCAACaatggagcaggagcagcaacagcagcaggaggcggaggaggaggaggcggtggcagcagtggctgtggcagtggcagcggtggcggtggcgtctGTGTATcgagcatctgcagcagcgaTAGCTTCAGCATCATGCCACCGCCGCATCATGAGTTGGTCAGCGCCAACAGCATCGAGCTGAATGCGGCCGCCTCCTTGAGCGATGACAGCGGTGTACCATTGACCACCAATAGCTCCATATCCAGCGGTGATTCCTATCGCATCGGAATGTGCAAATTCGAAATTGAG ATGGTGGAAAGCGATGGCGAGGTCTCACAATTCGATTCGCTGGACAATTGCTCGGAGGGTGGCATGAGTGCCGAGAACTTTAATACACTGAAAAAGGGTCCATTGGCCCCCATTGATCCGCCGCCCGAGTTCCAGGACTCGCCACAGACAACGCTGGTGCGTTCCATCTCTAAGAACATTGTCAACAGCCTGCGTCGTTGGACCTCATCGCAGTCATCGTTTGAGCATCTGAAAGATGATgtgacgacggcgacgacgacgacgacgacgaccagcACCAAAGTGGCAGTGGAGCCCCCAACAAagagcgctgctgctgtggctgtggcagtggcagtgatggccagagcagagccagcagagCAAAGCCAGGCAAAGATCTGCCAAATAGAGGTAATGGAGAGCACGCATCTGAGTCTCAAGGAGTCGTATGCCATCAATAAGCATCTGTATGTGAGTGATTCGATACTGAACAGCCACACGGATAACATTTACGATGAGCCCAACAACATCATCAGTAGCTCGTTGGGCAACAGCGTGGATCTGCTGGAGGACGAGGGGTGCTCCGATCAGAGCAGCTGCTCGCCACTACCCTCACCGCCGCCGCCCGTCTCCATTATCAAGATCAAGCAGACACTGTGCCCCTACTATCAGGATCATACGCGCTACTTCAAGGCCATACCCACGGAGCAGGACAGCATTGCGAGTGCcaaggcggcggcagccgctgcctctcAGCAgcgtttcaatttcaatgcgGCCGGTCTCTCGGAGATCCATGATTACGATTTGTATTACGGGGCTCGACGACAGCCGCCAGCGGACAACAGCAGCTTGAGCCTGCAGCGGAGGCAGGCCACCCTCTACAGCCCATTGGGTGGGCATACGAGTCACTGTCActaccacaacaacaacaacagcaacagcaatagtAGCAGTCAGGGGCACTACAACCACCCGTACAACAgccatccgcatccgcatcaccatcatcatcatcactaCAGCGGGGGTACAACTGCCTCCAGCCATGGGCACGGCCAGCGTCCGAATTCGAGGAATTCGTTGAACAGTCGCCTGAGCAGCTCGCACAATTCCCTGAATGTTTCGTCGGCGAATAAGCCCGATGATTCCATCTTCATAACGCAGGCAATGTCCCATGATGCGCTGTTTACCCGCGAGATCTCAGACTTTTATAATGTGCCCATCGACTCGGATATTTATGCGTTTCCCGTGGACAtgatcgagcagcagcagcagcagcaactagagaaggaaaaggagaaggagaaagagcgGTTGGTGACTGCAGCGGCTGTGACAGTGGCAGGATCTGGAGCCCCACCATACCACAAGGCTGCCAGCAGAAGGAATAAACGCAACAAGCGCAAGCAGCGACATGGAGGAACGACTGCCGCGGGAGCGGGCACCGAGACGAGCGATGGGGATGGAGAAAAGTCTGGGAAACATGGAAAATATCGCACACCAgtggggcagggacagggactggggcAAATGAGCGAATCATCAGAGCCGCTGCACATGACCCTCGACGAGGTGAAGCAATTCTATCACACGCTCTACTCGGATGCGGGCAAATCCTGTGCATCCTCGGGCGGCGGACCCAAACCGATGATGGTCAAGTCCAGCAATGAGACCATCTGGAGTGTGTCCACGGCCACAACGAATGCCACAACGACCACAGCGCGAACGCGCAGCAGCGTTGGCACCTCAAATCGTTCGACAAATGCTGCGGGCGCTGGTGGCGGTGGATCTGCCAGCGATGGTGGCAAGTATCTCAGCAAACAGAGCAAACACAATCTGGACAATGATaggctcaacaacaacaataataacaacaaccaGCAGACGCCctcgcaacagcaacagcagcagctgcagcagcagcaacagcagagcctgcaacaaccacagcaacagccatcGGAGAAGCCACCCGCAGgagagttgcagttgcacctACAGATgcaacaccaccagcagcagcagcagcaacagcaacatccgAACAACAAGCATGTGGTGCACTCGGAGAAGAAGTCACAGTTTACGCTCAATCTCAAGCAAAAATTCTGCAGCATCTTTCGCTTTCGTCGGAATCATCATAGTCGTTGCCGTGCCGCAGCCgcctctgtggcagcagcgcaTGCGGCTGCAAATGCGAATGCCACGAGTGCCACATTGGCTGTGGAAGCAACAGCTTTGACGGCCGAGAGCCAGGACCAGGAGTcgtcaccagcagcagcagcaggtgcaacaacagcaacaccagccgCCCCAGGGGAGTCGTCATCCGACGAGGGGCTCAAGAAGTTCCAGTCGCGTGCACTGCCACCATTACCAAAGAAGG CAGCCGCCTATGCCATAGATGAAGCTGTCGAACAGCCCGAACAGGAAGatcaacagcaaaagaagcaaCCTGGTGGCCCAGAGCCGCGTGCATTGCAGTTTACCTCAAGCATTGAAAAAGTCAAAGAT TACGGCTGGTACTGGGGTCCCTTGTCTGGGGAAGCGGCCGAAAAGGTGCTCTCGAATGAGCCGGATGGTTCGTTTATTGTACGCGATAGCTCCGACGATCATTACATCTTCTCGCTGAGCTTCAAGCTGAACAATTGTGTGCGACATGTGCGCATTGAACAAGATCAGG GGACCTTCTCCTTTGGCTCTTATGCCAAATTCAAGTCCCAAACCATCACCGAATTCATTGAGAAGGCTGTTGAGCATTCGCGAAGCGGCAG ATATTTATTCTTTCTGCATCGCCGGCCAGAGCATGGACCAATGCGTGTGCAATTAACCAATCCAGTATCTAGATTTAAGCATGTACAAAGCTTGCAGCACATGTGCAG ATTTGTTATACTAAAGGCGGTTATACGAAAGGATCTAATACAGACGTTGCCATTACCAAGAAGACTTTTAGACTATCTTAACTATAAGCATTGCTACTCCGAGCAGGTGGAGTCCGACAGTTCCCATTCGCAG ATTTCTGGCGATGGAACCATGTAG